In Phyllostomus discolor isolate MPI-MPIP mPhyDis1 chromosome 2, mPhyDis1.pri.v3, whole genome shotgun sequence, the following are encoded in one genomic region:
- the CARD10 gene encoding caspase recruitment domain-containing protein 10 isoform X2, translated as MWGGPGSPGSGGGDGGGAGGAGDTAPLRRRSRRPSAEPGARAGCGARDPEDAAMPAGAEVREAEEEAGAGSGSEAEEDALWERIEGVRHRLTRTLNPAKLTPYLRQCRVIDEQDEEEVLSTYRFPCRINRTGRLMDILRCRGKRGYEAFLEALEFYYPEHFTLLTGQEPAQRCSMILDEEGPEGLTQFLMTEVRRLREARKSQLQREQQLQARGRLLEEERARLEQRLREQQQAQERCQRLREDWEVGSLELLRLKDENYMIAMRLAQLSEEKNSAILRSRDLQLAVDQLKLKVSQLEEECALLRRARGPLPGAEEKEREPDSADLVSELRAENQRLTASLQELQEGRQQEVSQPGAPGSERILLDILEHDWREAQDSRQELCQKLHAVQGELQWAEELRDKYLQEMEDLRLKHRTLQKDCDLYKHRMATVLAQLEEIEKERDQAIQSRDRIQLQYSQSLIEKDQYRKQVRGLEAERDELVTTLTSLQGTKTLLEAQLQRAQGGPCLKACPSSHSLCSNLSSTWSLSEFPSLLGGPEAAGEAAVTGAPEPHTLEEATDSEKEINRLSILPFPPSAGSILRRQREEDPALAKRSFSSMSDITDSVTLKPWSPGLSSSSSSDSVWPLGKPDGLQSRPGGGLDFFSRSLAIHVSGRSPPGGPESQDRGPDGLPFPGDSLSGAVVRRVLSGPGSARVEPREVFSQPRAEAAGLEGAGLEGEAQQRTLLWNPVSTLPFLLDSKACQSFHEALDAWVKGMGAEPFYIRANFPLPERADPHALCVKAREILRLVDPVYKRRQEWFCTRVDPLTLRDLDRGTVPNYQRAQQLLEVQEKCLSASRHRGSRSNLKKRALDQLRLVKPKHAGPAAGDPPEQLLLEPCSEPEWSPRPYSLVRPLLVPSLRPVVLLPECLASRLIRNLLDLPNSRLDFQVCPAESLSGEEQGAPSAPGAPKARPATPGLGSRIRAIQESVGKKHCLLELGTRGVRELAQNEIYPIVIHVEVTEKNVREVRSLLGRPGWRDSELLRQCRSSEQALWGLPCSWVQVPAHEWGHSEELAKVVRGRILQEQARLVWAECGSGRGCGSSEA; from the exons ATGTGGGGAGGCCCGGGCAGTCCCGGCAGCGGCGGCGGGGACGGGGGCGGAGCCGGGGGAGCGGGGGACACCGCTCCCCTGCGCCGGCGGAGCCGCCGCCCGAGCGCAGAGCCGGGAGCCCGAGCCGGCTGCGGCGCGCGCG ACCCCGAGGACGCGGCCATGCCTGCAGGGGCCGAGGTGAGGGAGGCCGAGGAGGAGGCGGGGGCCGGCTCCGGGTCCGAGGCGGAGGAGGACGCGCTGTGGGAACGGATCGAGGGCGTCCGGCACCGGCTGACTCGCACCCTCAACCCCGCCAAACTGACGCCGTATCTGCGCCAGTGCCGGGTCATCGACGAGCAGGACGAGGAGGAGGTGCTGAGCACCTACCGCTTCCCGTGCCGCATCAACCGCACCG GGCGCCTGATGGACATCTTGCGCTGCCGAGGCAAGAGGGGCTACGAGGCCTTCCTGGAAGCGCTGGAGTTCTACTACCCCGAGCACTTCACGCTGCTCACCGGCCAGGAGCCCGCCCAGCGCTGCTCCATGATCCTCG ATGAGGAGGGGCCGGAGGGCCTGACCCAGTTCCTGATGACCGAGGTGCGGCGGCTGCGGGAGGCGCGCAAGAGCCAGCTGCAGcgggagcagcagctgcaggcccGGGGCCGGCTTCTGGAGGAGGAGCGGGCGCGGCTGGAGCAGCGGCTGCGGGAGCAGCAGCAGGCGCAGGAGCGCTGCCAGCGGCTGCGGGAGGACTGGGAGGTGGGCAGCCTGGAGCTGCTGCGGCTCAAGGATGAGAACTACATGATCGCCATGCGCCTGGCGCAGCTCAGCGAGGAGAAGAACTCTGCCATCCTGCGCAGCCGCGACCTGCAGCTGGCG GTGGACCAGCTGAAGCTCAAGGTGAGCCAGCTGGAGGAGGAGTGTGCACTGCTGCGCAGGGCCCGGGGGCCACTGCCCGGGGccgaggagaaggagagagagccagACAGCGCGGACCTGGTCTCCGAGCTGCGGGCTGAGAACCAGCGGTTGACGGCGTCCCTGCAGGAACTGCAGGAGGGCCGGCAGCAG GAGGTGAGCCAGCCGGGGGCCCCAGGCTCAGAGCGCATCCTCTTGGACATCCTGGAGCACGACTGGCGGGAGGCGCAGGACAGCAGGCAGGAGCTGTGCCAGAAGCTGCACGCCGTGCAGGGGGAGCTGCAGTGGGCCGAGGAGCTTCGGGACAAG TACCTGCAGGAGATGGAGGACCTGCGGCTGAAGCACCGCACGCTGCAGAAGGACTGCGACCTGTATAAGCACCGCATGGCCACCGTGCTGGCCCAGCTGGAGGAGATCGAGAAGGAGCGGGACCAG GCCATCCAGAGCCGGGACCGCATCCAGCTGCAGTACTCTCAGAGCCTCATCGAGAAGGACCAGTACCGCAAGCAGGTGCGGGGCCTGGAGGCCGAGCGGGACGAGCTGGTGACCACGCTCACCAGCCTGCAGGGCACCAAGACCCTGCTGGAGGCGCAGCTGCAGCGGGCTCAGGGCGGCCCCTGCCTCAAG gcctgcccctcctcccactccctgtgcTCCAACCTCAGCAGCACCTGGAGCCTGAGCGAGTTCCCTTCCCTGCTGGGAGGCCCAGAAGCAGCCGGGGAGGCCGCTGTCACGGGGGCACCTGAGCCCCACACCTTG GAGGAGGCCACAGACAGTGAGAAGGAGATCAACCGCCTGTCCATCCTGCCCTTCCCACCCAGCGCTGGCTCCATCCTCCGCCGGCAGCGGGAGGAGGACCCTGCCCTGGCTAAGAG gtcCTTCAGCAGCATGTCAGACATCACAG ACAGCGTAACGCTGAAGCCCTGGTCCCCCGGCCTCTCCTCGTCCTCGTCCTCCGACAGCGTGTGGCCTTTGGGCAAGCCGGACGGTCTCCAGTCCAGACCAGGTGGCGGCCTGGACTTTTTCAGCAG GTCTCTGGCTATCCACGTGTCTGGCCGGAGCCCCCCTGGGGGACCCGAATCCCAGGACAGAGGCCCAGATGGCCTGCCGTTTCCTGGGGACAGCTTGTCTGGGGCTGTGGTGCGCAGGGTGCTCTCTGGGCCCGGGTCTGCCAGGGTGGAACCGAGAGAG gTTTTCTCCCAGCCAAGGGCAGAGGCTGCTGGTCTGGAGGGGGCAGGTCTGGAAGGTGAAGCCCAGCAGAGAACCTTGCTCTGGAACCCGGTGTCCACACTCCCCTTCCTGCTGGACTCGAAGG CTTGCCAGTCCTTCCACGAGGCCCTAGACGCGTGGGTGAAGGGAATGGGCGCCGAGCCCTTCTACATTCGAGCCAACTTCCCCCTGCCCGAACGGGCGGACCCCCATGCCCTGTGCGTGAAAGCCCGAGAGATCctgcggctggtggaccccgTGTACAAGCGGCGGCAGGAGTGGTTCTGCACACGGGTCGACCCCCTCACGCTGCGGGACCTGGACCGGGGCACGGTGCCCAATTACCAGAG agcccagcagctTCTGGAAGTTCAGGAGAAGTGCCTGTCGGCCAGCCGGCACCGAGGGTCCCGCAGTAAC ctgAAGAAGCGAGCCCTGGATCAGCTGCGGCTGGTGAAGCCCAAGCATGCTGGGCCCGCCGCAGGGGACCCCCCggagcagctgctgctggagcCCTGCTCAG AGCCGGAGTGGAGCCCCAGGCCCTACAGCCTGGTGCGGCCGCTGCTGGTGCCCTCCCTGCGGCCCGTGGTGCTCTTGCCCGAGTGCCTGGCGTCCCGGCTCATCCGGAACCTGCTGGACCTGCCCAACTCCCGGCTGGACTTCCAGGTGTGCCCGGCAG AAAGTCTCTCTGGGGAGGAACAGGGCGCACCCTCAGCGCCCGGAGCCCCCAAGGCCCGGCctgccacccctgggctgggcagcaggaTCCGTGCCATCCAGGAGTCTGTCGGGAAG AAGCACTGCCTGTTGGAGCTGGGCACTCGGGGCGTGCGGGAGCTGGCCCAGAACGAGATCTACCCCATCGTCATCCACGTGGAGGTGACCGAGAAGAACGTTCGGGAAGTCAG GAGCCTGCTGGGCCGGCCGGGCTGGCGGGACTCGGAGCTGCTCCGGCAGTGCCGCAGCTCCGAGCAGGCGCTCTGGGGGCTGCCGTGCTCCTGGGTGCAGGTGCCCGCCCACGAGTGGGGCCACTCGGAGGAGCTGGCCAAGGTCGTGCGCGGCCGGATCCTGCAGGAGCAGGCCCGCCTCGTGTGGGCAGAGTGCGGCAGCGGCCGAGGCTGCGGCAGCAGCGAGGCCTGA
- the CARD10 gene encoding caspase recruitment domain-containing protein 10 isoform X1: MWGGPGSPGSGGGDGGGAGGAGDTAPLRRRSRRPSAEPGARAGCGARDPEDAAMPAGAEVREAEEEAGAGSGSEAEEDALWERIEGVRHRLTRTLNPAKLTPYLRQCRVIDEQDEEEVLSTYRFPCRINRTGRLMDILRCRGKRGYEAFLEALEFYYPEHFTLLTGQEPAQRCSMILDEEGPEGLTQFLMTEVRRLREARKSQLQREQQLQARGRLLEEERARLEQRLREQQQAQERCQRLREDWEVGSLELLRLKDENYMIAMRLAQLSEEKNSAILRSRDLQLAVDQLKLKVSQLEEECALLRRARGPLPGAEEKEREPDSADLVSELRAENQRLTASLQELQEGRQQEVSQPGAPGSERILLDILEHDWREAQDSRQELCQKLHAVQGELQWAEELRDKYLQEMEDLRLKHRTLQKDCDLYKHRMATVLAQLEEIEKERDQAIQSRDRIQLQYSQSLIEKDQYRKQVRGLEAERDELVTTLTSLQGTKTLLEAQLQRAQGGPCLKACPSSHSLCSNLSSTWSLSEFPSLLGGPEAAGEAAVTGAPEPHTLEEATDSEKEINRLSILPFPPSAGSILRRQREEDPALAKRSFSSMSDITDSVTLKPWSPGLSSSSSSDSVWPLGKPDGLQSRPGGGLDFFSRSLAIHVSGRSPPGGPESQDRGPDGLPFPGDSLSGAVVRRVLSGPGSARVEPREVFSQPRAEAAGLEGAGLEGEAQQRTLLWNPVSTLPFLLDSKACQSFHEALDAWVKGMGAEPFYIRANFPLPERADPHALCVKAREILRLVDPVYKRRQEWFCTRVDPLTLRDLDRGTVPNYQRAQQLLEVQEKCLSASRHRGSRSNLKKRALDQLRLVKPKHAGPAAGDPPEQLLLEPCSEPEWSPRPYSLVRPLLVPSLRPVVLLPECLASRLIRNLLDLPNSRLDFQVCPAESLSGEEQGAPSAPGAPKARPATPGLGSRIRAIQESVGKKKHCLLELGTRGVRELAQNEIYPIVIHVEVTEKNVREVRSLLGRPGWRDSELLRQCRSSEQALWGLPCSWVQVPAHEWGHSEELAKVVRGRILQEQARLVWAECGSGRGCGSSEA, encoded by the exons ATGTGGGGAGGCCCGGGCAGTCCCGGCAGCGGCGGCGGGGACGGGGGCGGAGCCGGGGGAGCGGGGGACACCGCTCCCCTGCGCCGGCGGAGCCGCCGCCCGAGCGCAGAGCCGGGAGCCCGAGCCGGCTGCGGCGCGCGCG ACCCCGAGGACGCGGCCATGCCTGCAGGGGCCGAGGTGAGGGAGGCCGAGGAGGAGGCGGGGGCCGGCTCCGGGTCCGAGGCGGAGGAGGACGCGCTGTGGGAACGGATCGAGGGCGTCCGGCACCGGCTGACTCGCACCCTCAACCCCGCCAAACTGACGCCGTATCTGCGCCAGTGCCGGGTCATCGACGAGCAGGACGAGGAGGAGGTGCTGAGCACCTACCGCTTCCCGTGCCGCATCAACCGCACCG GGCGCCTGATGGACATCTTGCGCTGCCGAGGCAAGAGGGGCTACGAGGCCTTCCTGGAAGCGCTGGAGTTCTACTACCCCGAGCACTTCACGCTGCTCACCGGCCAGGAGCCCGCCCAGCGCTGCTCCATGATCCTCG ATGAGGAGGGGCCGGAGGGCCTGACCCAGTTCCTGATGACCGAGGTGCGGCGGCTGCGGGAGGCGCGCAAGAGCCAGCTGCAGcgggagcagcagctgcaggcccGGGGCCGGCTTCTGGAGGAGGAGCGGGCGCGGCTGGAGCAGCGGCTGCGGGAGCAGCAGCAGGCGCAGGAGCGCTGCCAGCGGCTGCGGGAGGACTGGGAGGTGGGCAGCCTGGAGCTGCTGCGGCTCAAGGATGAGAACTACATGATCGCCATGCGCCTGGCGCAGCTCAGCGAGGAGAAGAACTCTGCCATCCTGCGCAGCCGCGACCTGCAGCTGGCG GTGGACCAGCTGAAGCTCAAGGTGAGCCAGCTGGAGGAGGAGTGTGCACTGCTGCGCAGGGCCCGGGGGCCACTGCCCGGGGccgaggagaaggagagagagccagACAGCGCGGACCTGGTCTCCGAGCTGCGGGCTGAGAACCAGCGGTTGACGGCGTCCCTGCAGGAACTGCAGGAGGGCCGGCAGCAG GAGGTGAGCCAGCCGGGGGCCCCAGGCTCAGAGCGCATCCTCTTGGACATCCTGGAGCACGACTGGCGGGAGGCGCAGGACAGCAGGCAGGAGCTGTGCCAGAAGCTGCACGCCGTGCAGGGGGAGCTGCAGTGGGCCGAGGAGCTTCGGGACAAG TACCTGCAGGAGATGGAGGACCTGCGGCTGAAGCACCGCACGCTGCAGAAGGACTGCGACCTGTATAAGCACCGCATGGCCACCGTGCTGGCCCAGCTGGAGGAGATCGAGAAGGAGCGGGACCAG GCCATCCAGAGCCGGGACCGCATCCAGCTGCAGTACTCTCAGAGCCTCATCGAGAAGGACCAGTACCGCAAGCAGGTGCGGGGCCTGGAGGCCGAGCGGGACGAGCTGGTGACCACGCTCACCAGCCTGCAGGGCACCAAGACCCTGCTGGAGGCGCAGCTGCAGCGGGCTCAGGGCGGCCCCTGCCTCAAG gcctgcccctcctcccactccctgtgcTCCAACCTCAGCAGCACCTGGAGCCTGAGCGAGTTCCCTTCCCTGCTGGGAGGCCCAGAAGCAGCCGGGGAGGCCGCTGTCACGGGGGCACCTGAGCCCCACACCTTG GAGGAGGCCACAGACAGTGAGAAGGAGATCAACCGCCTGTCCATCCTGCCCTTCCCACCCAGCGCTGGCTCCATCCTCCGCCGGCAGCGGGAGGAGGACCCTGCCCTGGCTAAGAG gtcCTTCAGCAGCATGTCAGACATCACAG ACAGCGTAACGCTGAAGCCCTGGTCCCCCGGCCTCTCCTCGTCCTCGTCCTCCGACAGCGTGTGGCCTTTGGGCAAGCCGGACGGTCTCCAGTCCAGACCAGGTGGCGGCCTGGACTTTTTCAGCAG GTCTCTGGCTATCCACGTGTCTGGCCGGAGCCCCCCTGGGGGACCCGAATCCCAGGACAGAGGCCCAGATGGCCTGCCGTTTCCTGGGGACAGCTTGTCTGGGGCTGTGGTGCGCAGGGTGCTCTCTGGGCCCGGGTCTGCCAGGGTGGAACCGAGAGAG gTTTTCTCCCAGCCAAGGGCAGAGGCTGCTGGTCTGGAGGGGGCAGGTCTGGAAGGTGAAGCCCAGCAGAGAACCTTGCTCTGGAACCCGGTGTCCACACTCCCCTTCCTGCTGGACTCGAAGG CTTGCCAGTCCTTCCACGAGGCCCTAGACGCGTGGGTGAAGGGAATGGGCGCCGAGCCCTTCTACATTCGAGCCAACTTCCCCCTGCCCGAACGGGCGGACCCCCATGCCCTGTGCGTGAAAGCCCGAGAGATCctgcggctggtggaccccgTGTACAAGCGGCGGCAGGAGTGGTTCTGCACACGGGTCGACCCCCTCACGCTGCGGGACCTGGACCGGGGCACGGTGCCCAATTACCAGAG agcccagcagctTCTGGAAGTTCAGGAGAAGTGCCTGTCGGCCAGCCGGCACCGAGGGTCCCGCAGTAAC ctgAAGAAGCGAGCCCTGGATCAGCTGCGGCTGGTGAAGCCCAAGCATGCTGGGCCCGCCGCAGGGGACCCCCCggagcagctgctgctggagcCCTGCTCAG AGCCGGAGTGGAGCCCCAGGCCCTACAGCCTGGTGCGGCCGCTGCTGGTGCCCTCCCTGCGGCCCGTGGTGCTCTTGCCCGAGTGCCTGGCGTCCCGGCTCATCCGGAACCTGCTGGACCTGCCCAACTCCCGGCTGGACTTCCAGGTGTGCCCGGCAG AAAGTCTCTCTGGGGAGGAACAGGGCGCACCCTCAGCGCCCGGAGCCCCCAAGGCCCGGCctgccacccctgggctgggcagcaggaTCCGTGCCATCCAGGAGTCTGTCGGGAAG aagAAGCACTGCCTGTTGGAGCTGGGCACTCGGGGCGTGCGGGAGCTGGCCCAGAACGAGATCTACCCCATCGTCATCCACGTGGAGGTGACCGAGAAGAACGTTCGGGAAGTCAG GAGCCTGCTGGGCCGGCCGGGCTGGCGGGACTCGGAGCTGCTCCGGCAGTGCCGCAGCTCCGAGCAGGCGCTCTGGGGGCTGCCGTGCTCCTGGGTGCAGGTGCCCGCCCACGAGTGGGGCCACTCGGAGGAGCTGGCCAAGGTCGTGCGCGGCCGGATCCTGCAGGAGCAGGCCCGCCTCGTGTGGGCAGAGTGCGGCAGCGGCCGAGGCTGCGGCAGCAGCGAGGCCTGA
- the CARD10 gene encoding caspase recruitment domain-containing protein 10 isoform X3: protein MWGGPGSPGSGGGDGGGAGGAGDTAPLRRRSRRPSAEPGARAGCGARDPEDAAMPAGAEVREAEEEAGAGSGSEAEEDALWERIEGVRHRLTRTLNPAKLTPYLRQCRVIDEQDEEEVLSTYRFPCRINRTGRLMDILRCRGKRGYEAFLEALEFYYPEHFTLLTGQEPAQRCSMILDEEGPEGLTQFLMTEVRRLREARKSQLQREQQLQARGRLLEEERARLEQRLREQQQAQERCQRLREDWEVGSLELLRLKDENYMIAMRLAQLSEEKNSAILRSRDLQLAVDQLKLKVSQLEEECALLRRARGPLPGAEEKEREPDSADLVSELRAENQRLTASLQELQEGRQQEVSQPGAPGSERILLDILEHDWREAQDSRQELCQKLHAVQGELQWAEELRDKYLQEMEDLRLKHRTLQKDCDLYKHRMATVLAQLEEIEKERDQAIQSRDRIQLQYSQSLIEKDQYRKQVRGLEAERDELVTTLTSLQGTKTLLEAQLQRAQGGPCLKACPSSHSLCSNLSSTWSLSEFPSLLGGPEAAGEAAVTGAPEPHTLEEATDSEKEINRLSILPFPPSAGSILRRQREEDPALAKRSFSSMSDITDSVTLKPWSPGLSSSSSSDSVWPLGKPDGLQSRPGGGLDFFSRSLAIHVSGRSPPGGPESQDRGPDGLPFPGDSLSGAVVRRVLSGPGSARVEPREPRAEAAGLEGAGLEGEAQQRTLLWNPVSTLPFLLDSKACQSFHEALDAWVKGMGAEPFYIRANFPLPERADPHALCVKAREILRLVDPVYKRRQEWFCTRVDPLTLRDLDRGTVPNYQRAQQLLEVQEKCLSASRHRGSRSNLKKRALDQLRLVKPKHAGPAAGDPPEQLLLEPCSEPEWSPRPYSLVRPLLVPSLRPVVLLPECLASRLIRNLLDLPNSRLDFQVCPAESLSGEEQGAPSAPGAPKARPATPGLGSRIRAIQESVGKKKHCLLELGTRGVRELAQNEIYPIVIHVEVTEKNVREVRSLLGRPGWRDSELLRQCRSSEQALWGLPCSWVQVPAHEWGHSEELAKVVRGRILQEQARLVWAECGSGRGCGSSEA from the exons ATGTGGGGAGGCCCGGGCAGTCCCGGCAGCGGCGGCGGGGACGGGGGCGGAGCCGGGGGAGCGGGGGACACCGCTCCCCTGCGCCGGCGGAGCCGCCGCCCGAGCGCAGAGCCGGGAGCCCGAGCCGGCTGCGGCGCGCGCG ACCCCGAGGACGCGGCCATGCCTGCAGGGGCCGAGGTGAGGGAGGCCGAGGAGGAGGCGGGGGCCGGCTCCGGGTCCGAGGCGGAGGAGGACGCGCTGTGGGAACGGATCGAGGGCGTCCGGCACCGGCTGACTCGCACCCTCAACCCCGCCAAACTGACGCCGTATCTGCGCCAGTGCCGGGTCATCGACGAGCAGGACGAGGAGGAGGTGCTGAGCACCTACCGCTTCCCGTGCCGCATCAACCGCACCG GGCGCCTGATGGACATCTTGCGCTGCCGAGGCAAGAGGGGCTACGAGGCCTTCCTGGAAGCGCTGGAGTTCTACTACCCCGAGCACTTCACGCTGCTCACCGGCCAGGAGCCCGCCCAGCGCTGCTCCATGATCCTCG ATGAGGAGGGGCCGGAGGGCCTGACCCAGTTCCTGATGACCGAGGTGCGGCGGCTGCGGGAGGCGCGCAAGAGCCAGCTGCAGcgggagcagcagctgcaggcccGGGGCCGGCTTCTGGAGGAGGAGCGGGCGCGGCTGGAGCAGCGGCTGCGGGAGCAGCAGCAGGCGCAGGAGCGCTGCCAGCGGCTGCGGGAGGACTGGGAGGTGGGCAGCCTGGAGCTGCTGCGGCTCAAGGATGAGAACTACATGATCGCCATGCGCCTGGCGCAGCTCAGCGAGGAGAAGAACTCTGCCATCCTGCGCAGCCGCGACCTGCAGCTGGCG GTGGACCAGCTGAAGCTCAAGGTGAGCCAGCTGGAGGAGGAGTGTGCACTGCTGCGCAGGGCCCGGGGGCCACTGCCCGGGGccgaggagaaggagagagagccagACAGCGCGGACCTGGTCTCCGAGCTGCGGGCTGAGAACCAGCGGTTGACGGCGTCCCTGCAGGAACTGCAGGAGGGCCGGCAGCAG GAGGTGAGCCAGCCGGGGGCCCCAGGCTCAGAGCGCATCCTCTTGGACATCCTGGAGCACGACTGGCGGGAGGCGCAGGACAGCAGGCAGGAGCTGTGCCAGAAGCTGCACGCCGTGCAGGGGGAGCTGCAGTGGGCCGAGGAGCTTCGGGACAAG TACCTGCAGGAGATGGAGGACCTGCGGCTGAAGCACCGCACGCTGCAGAAGGACTGCGACCTGTATAAGCACCGCATGGCCACCGTGCTGGCCCAGCTGGAGGAGATCGAGAAGGAGCGGGACCAG GCCATCCAGAGCCGGGACCGCATCCAGCTGCAGTACTCTCAGAGCCTCATCGAGAAGGACCAGTACCGCAAGCAGGTGCGGGGCCTGGAGGCCGAGCGGGACGAGCTGGTGACCACGCTCACCAGCCTGCAGGGCACCAAGACCCTGCTGGAGGCGCAGCTGCAGCGGGCTCAGGGCGGCCCCTGCCTCAAG gcctgcccctcctcccactccctgtgcTCCAACCTCAGCAGCACCTGGAGCCTGAGCGAGTTCCCTTCCCTGCTGGGAGGCCCAGAAGCAGCCGGGGAGGCCGCTGTCACGGGGGCACCTGAGCCCCACACCTTG GAGGAGGCCACAGACAGTGAGAAGGAGATCAACCGCCTGTCCATCCTGCCCTTCCCACCCAGCGCTGGCTCCATCCTCCGCCGGCAGCGGGAGGAGGACCCTGCCCTGGCTAAGAG gtcCTTCAGCAGCATGTCAGACATCACAG ACAGCGTAACGCTGAAGCCCTGGTCCCCCGGCCTCTCCTCGTCCTCGTCCTCCGACAGCGTGTGGCCTTTGGGCAAGCCGGACGGTCTCCAGTCCAGACCAGGTGGCGGCCTGGACTTTTTCAGCAG GTCTCTGGCTATCCACGTGTCTGGCCGGAGCCCCCCTGGGGGACCCGAATCCCAGGACAGAGGCCCAGATGGCCTGCCGTTTCCTGGGGACAGCTTGTCTGGGGCTGTGGTGCGCAGGGTGCTCTCTGGGCCCGGGTCTGCCAGGGTGGAACCGAGAGAG CCAAGGGCAGAGGCTGCTGGTCTGGAGGGGGCAGGTCTGGAAGGTGAAGCCCAGCAGAGAACCTTGCTCTGGAACCCGGTGTCCACACTCCCCTTCCTGCTGGACTCGAAGG CTTGCCAGTCCTTCCACGAGGCCCTAGACGCGTGGGTGAAGGGAATGGGCGCCGAGCCCTTCTACATTCGAGCCAACTTCCCCCTGCCCGAACGGGCGGACCCCCATGCCCTGTGCGTGAAAGCCCGAGAGATCctgcggctggtggaccccgTGTACAAGCGGCGGCAGGAGTGGTTCTGCACACGGGTCGACCCCCTCACGCTGCGGGACCTGGACCGGGGCACGGTGCCCAATTACCAGAG agcccagcagctTCTGGAAGTTCAGGAGAAGTGCCTGTCGGCCAGCCGGCACCGAGGGTCCCGCAGTAAC ctgAAGAAGCGAGCCCTGGATCAGCTGCGGCTGGTGAAGCCCAAGCATGCTGGGCCCGCCGCAGGGGACCCCCCggagcagctgctgctggagcCCTGCTCAG AGCCGGAGTGGAGCCCCAGGCCCTACAGCCTGGTGCGGCCGCTGCTGGTGCCCTCCCTGCGGCCCGTGGTGCTCTTGCCCGAGTGCCTGGCGTCCCGGCTCATCCGGAACCTGCTGGACCTGCCCAACTCCCGGCTGGACTTCCAGGTGTGCCCGGCAG AAAGTCTCTCTGGGGAGGAACAGGGCGCACCCTCAGCGCCCGGAGCCCCCAAGGCCCGGCctgccacccctgggctgggcagcaggaTCCGTGCCATCCAGGAGTCTGTCGGGAAG aagAAGCACTGCCTGTTGGAGCTGGGCACTCGGGGCGTGCGGGAGCTGGCCCAGAACGAGATCTACCCCATCGTCATCCACGTGGAGGTGACCGAGAAGAACGTTCGGGAAGTCAG GAGCCTGCTGGGCCGGCCGGGCTGGCGGGACTCGGAGCTGCTCCGGCAGTGCCGCAGCTCCGAGCAGGCGCTCTGGGGGCTGCCGTGCTCCTGGGTGCAGGTGCCCGCCCACGAGTGGGGCCACTCGGAGGAGCTGGCCAAGGTCGTGCGCGGCCGGATCCTGCAGGAGCAGGCCCGCCTCGTGTGGGCAGAGTGCGGCAGCGGCCGAGGCTGCGGCAGCAGCGAGGCCTGA